gatattccgGAATGGAAAATGCAGGATTTCTTACTAAAAAATGTAATCGGTAGCCTGATTCCGTTCATCTCACCTCACGTTTCATCAGttattcgccggatccgtcgatGTGCGTTTTTTCGCGCGGACAgcaaaaaaccgttcctctgtacgaTTTCTCCGGCCGCCTGAAAACTAATTTTCGACGGAACcggcaaaaaaacagatgaaacgtgaggccatccgtcacaatccaccgcaaatacaagtctatgagaaaaaacggatccggtggcaacttttgccagatccgctttttttcaaaattcacctgattgtgcctgacagccaaaacctgatgtgtgaaaggggcctaataccTGCTTTAATGTACTACAAATAATATTGAttctctattaaccccttagtgacagagccaatttggtacttaatgaccgggccaatttttgcaattctgaccactgtcactttatgaggttataactctggaacgcttcaatggatcccgctgattctgagactgttttttcgtgacatattgtacttcatgttagtggtaacatttcttcgatattacttgtgattatttatgaaaaaaacggaaatatggcgaaaatttttaaaattttgcaattttcaaactttgtatttttatgcccttaaatcagagagatatgtcacgaagaatagttaataaataacatttcccacatgtctactttacatcagcacaattttggaaacaaaattttttcttgttagggagttataagggttaaaagttgaccagcaatttctcatttttacaacaccatttttttttagggaccacatcacatttgaagtcattttgaggggtctatatgatagaaaataatgaagtgtgacaccattctaaaaactgcaccgctaaggccggcgtcacactcggcgtaagacattacggaacgtattatacgtccgtaatacgcgcgtaatacgccaaaatgtctccgtaatctctttccgtagttcttgcgtagcctaggtgtggtcgcgtattttgcgcatgtactggtccgtgtgtaatccgtatgtgatccgtattgcgtttttgacacgcaccatcacaaaatggacatttaacggttttcaggcctgcaaatcatttaaaccatcattaccaacactatttaagccctcgacaacaggtgtacccctcccatatgccctatatgttctctagcatattttggctgtgttactttgaccttacaaacatgtctgaccatgtgtatttaagcacaactcagcgggtgttgcttcactgggtgttgtctcgtcgctttggccagccatatccggtcaatgcagatccgcgaaggaggagacgaagattgtgggtgcatcctctattgacacaacgccagagtaaaggacatttccagagactctattcagctttgagggcccatccagacaaattttacctgtatactcgcatgtccatcaggacttttgacatgttgatggagatgttacgtcctggcctcacctatcaggacacctggatgagaaaagccatctctgctgaggagcgtctgctcctaaccttacggtatgtattttgaccttttatatttttgtatgtttgccaatgtgttttgtcctactatgtttcagttactttacttagacatgaagccacaagcacatttcTAAAAATGTGGGTAATATTAGAGTATAGTAATAATGTGAAATGACCCTTTTTGCTTAGTCAATAATGACTGCGAAAATTAAATAGACACTTGTGTTTCTtcctgttttcatattcctcatgttttgttttttttccttgttttgcagcttcctgtccacaggcttgtcctatgcgggtctacacctggagtttctcattgggcgttctaccatttcagtcattgttaggacaacctgttcccaaatatggctgaaacttaacgaagttgtgatgccggagccaaaaatggaggattgggtcaaaatcgccactggtttccaaaataattgtgacttccctaactgcattggagctgtggatgggaaacatatcagggtgcgtaagccgccgaactctggttcccaattctacaattataagcagtttttctctgtagttctgttagcagttgctgacagcaactacaggtttataattgtagacattggggcctatggccgaactggagactctagggtcttcaattcgtccataatgggtcggcggctacgtgacaaccagttgaacctcccaccaccacaacaactcccaggctccaatgcggaagcagtgccttttgttttggttggagatgaggccttccaactgacgaggcacgtcatgaggccttaccccaggcgcaaccttgaccaccggcggagggtgtttaatttgagactttccagggcacggagactggttgagtgcgcctttggaattcttgtagccaaatggcgggttcttcagtctgcaattcagctgagtgaggcttcaatcaatgaagtgatcaaagcctgtgtaattctacataatttcacccgaATACATGATTGTTCGTCTACTAATTTGCATAATCACGTCATGAACAatcatagtaggcctaccccatatgtccctcctccgcgacgtcccctttctggactaaaagttcgtgatgtgttcacaaattattttgtgagtcctcagggtgccactccctggcaagactaggcaattttgcatgtgtaatttgtTATTTGCTTAAATTTTGGCATTACCAATGTGGAAAATATGTCTGCTGTGTTTAATTTGTTCACATATGGTTAtgatcatatcatgtgtgtgtgaggtaataagaatgaacagagtgcataCATAGTTTTTTTGGTAGTAACGGCAAATTTACTTTTTAAACTTGTTTTTtagattttggtttttttttggcataacaaatctttggccaaaaaaagtgcaacatttttttttgggaACCAAAACACAAAGTAAAATAAAGACATTACAGCTTGCTTTTTAAGCCCAATCCAAACctaattttggagaaaaaaaaaaggtgtacccaaaattacaagtcctggtacgtaggaagtggagaagtggattggtctgtgtcagcatcaggtggcctttgtaggcccaattgtccagcagcctgtgcGGATGTTATAGTGGCCTGCGGGaaattctgcctgctctgatgctggccactttgatgagtggggccaggatttgggagataaccctgatgttgctgcccatatgtgcgggaatcataccccaacccaaaatgaccatattgtccaaaccccggttgggaccagcctccagcactgggtctggacaagtggccatattgggatgggtgctgatatcctgcaatatagtgctgaggttgccattgttggttagttgtgggttggggtggaggtgttggctgacgtagagggggtgcttcagatccttgttgcgcatgcaggccttgtaatctctgaggccgcagaatattatcaggtgacatctgccactgttcaatcatctgcatcagattgtatgggttatttgggggggtgcatgcgtcaataaggatctgaaaacaccctctcaaacgcagcctcaactcccgctctatggagcgtaaatactgggcaaggctccgtgtgaatccctcctccccatcatcctctcgaacccgggccaaatagttcatgaccccagcatccacatttctcctgctttggcgaagctctctcctgcgtcgtgcacgctggggtctgactgCAACCTGTGGGGATtggtccagggcaacagttgggctgctgctattcccagggtcatcctggctaggtgctggtgctgctgctgcagaagagaactgtggggcctcttggttTTCTTCAgctgcagctggagctgggtggCCAGATGAGGAAGATGCTGTAGGTCTTGCgcctgagggagcagcagatggaccagccacctcttcaccttctccaactgggtcaatgaccagttctgagtcagaccctgtctccctgtcagtgaggttagactgagttctgcaaaaGATAAATTTGGACAGTTACTATGTTATTTGGAATTATCTCTCAGCATTAAAAAATTAACCCAGTttgagatgtttttacttacggcctgaggtccatgctggggttgagaAACGTAAGCCGATCaaagtaaatgtattttttttttttaggaggggccccggctccacttttctcccgctgctgcctctccctcctatactggtcacggatactccgccaccttgttgttacatcatccactgaaacaacaaaaaatacacacattgcttagaccattatgcagagtgctcacacaaggtgtaatggaggacacagatttacgggtagcatagaaagaggcttttgtggctcacattaagcaagaaatttaacaaaaaaacacaattatgaagcaaggccacaaggacagagtcagctAACCTCTATCCCAGAAAAACAAATTACTGGAAAACAATGTTAGTAAGGGCACACCTGTTCTAAACCTTCATGAAATCCATTTATCATATCCAGCACCATGTATATACTGCTTGGATTTATATTACTTTCAGGAAgaattaataaattaaggtttagcaattcaaagtagtaagggcctgctgtttagcaagaacattacattgcaaacatgggtgtacttacttatttgtcgctgggccgcacgtggctgctggtcatactgggggaagagggagccacacacgctcctccatgcagcttgttttactgccctgttcgcatagttggggtctctttggtcccagatttctggcctctcctgtatcaaaatgatcagcatgtctacattaattatgctggccatgctcaatctctcactccgtggaggcgtgcagcagacttccgggttcactgtctggctttttcagctaattagcatgtctcacctgcctgattgagggctttagacagttcaggacatctgccagtgagtagcgtatttctcgcaagtcacacgcatggtccgtatgcattccgtattatacgctctcccatagacttgcattggcgtattttttgcgcaatacgctgacaaacgcagcatgctgcgattttgtacggccgtagaacgacgtatattacggatccgtaatatacggctgataggactagacccattgagaatcattgtgccgtatgttttgcgagttttacggacgtagattctgcgctcttacgtccgtaaaactcgcatgtgtgacgccggcctaaaggttctcaaaaccacattcaagaagtttattaaccctttacgtgcttcacaggaactgaaacaatgtggaaggaaaaaatgaacatttaactttttttttgcaaacatcttaattcagaaccattttttttattttcacaagtgtaaaaacagaaatgtaaccataaattttgttatgcaatttctcctgaatacgccaatactagtgttgagcattccgataccgcaagtatcgggtatcggccgatatttgcggtatcggaattccgataccgaattccgatacttcccgcgtatcggataccggaatcggaagttcccagaattcaaactgaacgcagcagccaatgaggaatgattggaagtgtgggcacatcctgtttagcatggtgggcatgtaagtactggcaaggctgtgaatggctgctgaaatgatgtcactctgcactataaaaaacgctgccgccattttgcgctcactctgctgtgatttcagttagggacaggacgctgtgttctaactgagggccagttgagatagctaattgctttattttcctttccaaaggctaatttagcaaaacgctgtgtgttcttcactgttcaccttgctcttgccttgcagcgctgttttaacagcgttctgcaaggtctctgtgtgtgtgtgtgtgtgcagctcactctgtagtctgtgtgcagccatatactcggttgtattcagctcagggggggttcacactgcctcacacagttgtccttttttgctcatagtgcagcctgctgcacattttttctcaaatttcctattagtgtttttccacccgtctccagctaaattgtggaaaaacactacataggataacctagaggggggtttttgggccttgcagcgccgtttacggctgtctgcacggtctccgtgtgagcccagctcgccctgtagtctgtgtgcagccatagccggttggattcagctcagggttcgttactggctcataccttgagaaaaattttcctttttttcaaatagtgcagcctgtttaaaaatttaaaaaaaaattccctattagtgtttttccaccagtctccagctaaattgtggaaaaacactacataggataacctagaggggggtttttgggccttgcagcgccgtttacggctgtctgcacggtctccgtgtgagcccagctcgccctgtagtctgtgtgcagccatagccggttggattcagctcagggttcgttactggctcataccttgagaaaaattttcctttttttcaaatagtgcagcctgtttaaaattaaaaaaaaaaaattcctattagtgtttttccacccgtctccagctaaatagtggaaaaacactacataggataacctagagggggtttattgggccttgcagcgccgtttacggctgtctgcacggtctctgtgtgagcgcagctcgccctgtagtctgtgtgcagctatagccggttggattcagctcagggtgcgttactgcctcataccttgaaaaacaatttcctttttttcaaatagtgcagcctgtttaaaatttttaaaaaaaattcctattagtgtctttccacccgtctccagctaaatagtggaaaaacactacataggataacctagaggagggttttttggccttgcagcgccgtttacggctgtctgcacggtctccgtgtgatttaaactagctctgtagcccgatctgcacaaaataaaaagtaaagttcaccaaacacaacttaacacttgtgtgggccacatttgaaaaataataaagtttagtccacactttacaacattagtgtttcttacacctgttaggaggagcatttcaggaatatgcacactaaggccttagtacttttctgcttatctttatctgtcaaccaagatgaagagggcagggagtaaggcacgtgggcgtgggcgcggagcagggagaggagcagggagaggacgtggtgattctgtgcctgctgcgggcgccggtgactcgtcgtcactcagtttcagcagggaacagtccttcatgcgcagctttgtcggagagcgccgtgcaccgctgctgcgtgaagaccaaattgaagccgttgtcgggtggatggcagctaacgcctcggcatcgacttcagttagtgccacatcctctcaggcacagagcactggagagcagccatctgtctcttcaccacctgccaaattggccaggcagtcagagagcccaggacaggagccgtctctacttctgttctctgaatctcttggcttggaaacagggggccagccaagcagcattggagaaatggaagaagaggcagtgtgcagtgatgcccaacagctttttctctctgactctgaagaggcaggtgggccagtgcctccggtgaccacagcgcagtacgcatctgatgatgaaactcaggtgccgctttctgatgcgtactgtgctgccgagactacccaggaggagcagttggtggcagagggtagtggagatgatgaggtccttgacccatcgtggcgtgaggaacaggaaggtggtgggagcagctctgaggaagagcttccccttacgggccaaagagggagagggagggggaagactgtggagcctgtagcctccactttggcacccgttaggagcctgtctctttccaaagccaaaaagggcgctcccaagacttgcagtgcctggtccttttttgacacagttgcagatgacatttgttttgtcaaatgcaagctgtgtcatcagaaagtaaaaagagggaaaaatgtcagcaacctcaataccataaatatgtggaaacatgtgcggaccaggcacgcggtggagttacagaaacagactgaagatgtaggccaaccaacagcggcagctaccacctcttcagctcgtgttgcctcttcctccagctcacgcacagctggtttggcttcctcccaggatcgccatggaagaacctctggcactgttgtccagagaccttgtgtaattccacccacagcaccaccttcccagtcatcctcacactcccagtctactctacagccatcggtagtacaggcatgggagaaaaggcgggcattctcggccaaccacccccgagcacaggctctgaatgcaggcattgccaaactgttgtccctggaaatgctctcgttcaggctggtggagactgacagcttccgtgacttgatggcattggcagtcccacagtacaaggtgcccagccgcttttacttcagcatgcaggctgtccctgccctgcacaggcatgttgaggcaaacataaaacatgcgctactgaacgccgtcagtagcaaggtccacctcaccacagatgcgtggaccagtcagcatggac
The Ranitomeya imitator isolate aRanImi1 chromosome 3, aRanImi1.pri, whole genome shotgun sequence genome window above contains:
- the LOC138671685 gene encoding uncharacterized protein; protein product: MPYMFSSIFWLCYFDLTNMSDHVYLSTTQRVLLHWVLSRRFGQPYPVNADPRRRRRRLWVHPLLTQRQSKGHFQRLYSALRAHPDKFYLYTRMSIRTFDMLMEMLRPGLTYQDTWMRKAISAEERLLLTLRFLSTGLSYAGLHLEFLIGRSTISVIVRTTCSQIWLKLNEVVMPEPKMEDWVKIATGFQNNCDFPNCIGAVDGKHIRVRKPPNSGSQFYNYKQFFSVVLLAVADSNYRFIIVDIGAYGRTGDSRVFNSSIMGRRLRDNQLNLPPPQQLPGSNAEAVPFVLVGDEAFQLTRHVMRPYPRRLVPIVE